A genomic segment from Methanoplanus limicola DSM 2279 encodes:
- a CDS encoding flavodoxin family protein — protein MKITGVIASPRGKKGNTYPLLIAALTGAEDEGAETEIINIAKSDINYCTGCLKCFKSGKCIYDDDFEKVFSKLMESDGIIFASPNYINSVTGQMKTFFDRMADAIHCQMFEGKYGFSISTAGGSGAGEVSEYMNQTLRVLGADTTGHIGMDIAEAEEGFKPWEERAYEEGQKLASAIKNNDKYPEQEEFHKYMQERMENLILANKKEWKHEYKHLKKKKGE, from the coding sequence ATGAAAATAACAGGCGTTATCGCAAGTCCAAGGGGAAAGAAAGGAAATACATACCCCCTGCTAATAGCAGCACTGACCGGAGCGGAAGATGAAGGGGCAGAGACAGAAATAATCAATATTGCAAAATCAGATATCAATTACTGCACAGGATGCTTAAAATGCTTCAAATCAGGAAAGTGCATCTATGATGATGATTTTGAAAAGGTATTCTCTAAACTTATGGAGAGTGACGGCATAATATTTGCATCTCCGAATTACATCAACTCAGTCACCGGACAGATGAAGACCTTCTTTGACAGAATGGCGGATGCCATACACTGCCAGATGTTTGAAGGAAAATACGGATTTTCCATCAGCACGGCCGGAGGTTCAGGTGCAGGCGAAGTTTCGGAATATATGAACCAGACACTCCGGGTGCTTGGAGCAGATACAACAGGCCATATAGGAATGGACATTGCAGAGGCAGAGGAGGGATTTAAACCCTGGGAAGAGAGAGCATATGAAGAAGGGCAAAAACTTGCATCTGCAATAAAAAATAATGATAAATATCCGGAACAGGAGGAGTTCCATAAATATATGCAGGAGAGAATGGAGAACCTCATTCTTGCAAACAAGAAGGAATGGAAACACGAATACAAACACCTGAAGAAAAAGAAGGGGGAATAA
- the pyrH gene encoding UMP kinase, with protein sequence MKTIVLSVGGSIIVPSLESNKIGEFASVLKSLSEKFRIFVVIGGGGEARRYISVARSLDIDEATCDELGIMVTRINASLLSWALGDYAHPAIADNYNDALAYSKTAKIVIMGGITPGQTTDAVSAVLAERSGANLLVNVTSIDGIYSDDPKKDIEAVKFDSMTHEELVEIVSSGRMNAGSNNIIDLVAAKIVQRSEIPLLVTDGRDPEAFKSAIMNGTGAGTIVSSDRKMPKLL encoded by the coding sequence ATGAAAACCATTGTTCTTTCTGTAGGGGGGTCAATAATTGTCCCTTCACTTGAATCAAATAAAATTGGCGAATTCGCTTCCGTTTTAAAATCGCTCTCAGAAAAATTCAGAATTTTTGTCGTCATAGGGGGAGGGGGAGAGGCCAGAAGGTACATTTCTGTTGCGCGATCCCTCGACATTGATGAGGCGACGTGCGATGAACTTGGCATTATGGTTACAAGGATAAACGCATCACTTCTGTCATGGGCACTTGGGGATTATGCACACCCGGCAATTGCAGACAATTACAATGATGCGCTTGCATATTCAAAGACTGCCAAAATTGTCATTATGGGAGGAATAACTCCAGGACAGACGACTGATGCTGTATCAGCTGTCCTTGCAGAGCGCTCAGGTGCAAATCTCTTAGTAAATGTCACATCAATAGACGGAATATATTCTGATGATCCAAAGAAGGACATTGAAGCTGTAAAATTCGACTCAATGACACATGAAGAACTTGTTGAGATTGTATCATCCGGAAGAATGAATGCAGGCTCAAACAATATCATTGACCTTGTGGCAGCCAAAATTGTGCAGAGAAGTGAAATACCACTCCTTGTAACAGACGGAAGGGATCCGGAAGCGTTTAAATCCGCAATAATGAATGGAACCGGTGCAGGAACAATTGTCAGCAGTGACAGAAAAATGCCAAAACTTCTGTAG
- a CDS encoding DUF47 domain-containing protein has product MGLRDWIIPQDKVFFDLFEEQAEVLKKASVHLCSMIQNFNDPMNDCHKMKAYENEGDDITHTIYQILNKTFITPIEPEEISKLAKVLDDILDHIDDIARQLYTYNIKKTDNYMVEMSKLIHLQAEELVLVTAALRDLKKPDFIEEKCIEINRLENLADEILDRALRELFLSDDAIRIIKLKEIYETLEIATDLCEEAANVIGDIAIKHS; this is encoded by the coding sequence TTGGGCCTAAGAGACTGGATAATACCTCAGGATAAAGTTTTTTTCGATCTTTTTGAAGAACAGGCAGAAGTTCTCAAAAAGGCATCTGTTCATTTATGTTCAATGATTCAGAACTTCAATGACCCGATGAATGACTGTCATAAGATGAAAGCTTATGAAAATGAGGGCGATGATATTACTCATACAATATATCAGATATTAAACAAGACTTTCATCACCCCCATTGAACCGGAAGAGATCTCAAAACTTGCGAAGGTTCTCGATGATATTCTGGACCATATTGACGATATTGCAAGGCAGCTTTACACATATAACATCAAAAAGACTGATAATTATATGGTTGAGATGTCAAAGCTTATTCATCTGCAGGCTGAGGAGCTGGTTCTTGTTACCGCTGCTCTAAGGGACCTCAAAAAGCCGGATTTCATAGAAGAGAAGTGTATAGAGATAAACCGTCTTGAAAATCTTGCAGACGAGATCCTTGACCGGGCACTGCGTGAGTTGTTCTTAAGCGATGATGCAATAAGGATTATCAAACTCAAGGAAATATATGAAACTCTTGAGATTGCAACTGATCTCTGTGAAGAAGCGGCGAATGTTATCGGCGATATAGCGATTAAGCACTCTTAG
- a CDS encoding inorganic phosphate transporter, with protein sequence MEFLIIVAGIILAYLFNFVNGLNDAANSIATIVATKALSPLKAVLMAAFFNLVGPLVFTTAIAAMIGKGIVDPSFMTSQLLLGAMSGAVIWVFSASYFGIPVSSSHALIGGLLGAGIASGGLGAILWPASGTAEALLFYMLLGGTFFAFLFSAVCMYKKENWRLYLIPAFLAGITFTVPLLIIFDVVQVKGILAVVVFIIVSPMLGLISALLLGLIIMRLFQKSNPGKLNQAFKPLQIFAGALQAVGHGANDAQNAMGMITAMLLAGGFMTEFEVPFWVIISSCLMISLGTLLGGWRVVEKMANRITKIRPYQGFAASAAGGAVLSLMTSFGVPVSTTHAMSGAIMGAGASRGYSSAVKWGIVREIVAAWILTIPAAAFVSGMVYLVIATYM encoded by the coding sequence ATGGAATTTCTGATAATCGTAGCCGGCATAATCCTGGCATATCTCTTTAATTTTGTAAACGGGCTAAATGATGCTGCAAATTCCATTGCAACAATTGTTGCAACAAAGGCGCTTTCGCCCTTAAAAGCTGTTTTAATGGCAGCTTTTTTCAACCTTGTCGGGCCTCTTGTTTTCACAACCGCAATTGCGGCCATGATTGGCAAAGGCATTGTTGACCCTTCATTTATGACCAGTCAGCTCCTTTTAGGTGCAATGTCTGGTGCTGTCATCTGGGTTTTTTCAGCATCATACTTTGGTATCCCTGTATCCAGCAGTCATGCACTGATCGGCGGTCTTCTTGGTGCGGGCATTGCAAGCGGCGGTCTTGGCGCAATATTGTGGCCGGCTTCCGGAACTGCCGAAGCTCTTCTCTTTTACATGCTTTTGGGCGGTACATTCTTCGCCTTTCTCTTCTCTGCGGTCTGTATGTATAAAAAAGAAAACTGGCGCTTATATCTTATTCCGGCTTTCCTTGCCGGAATTACATTCACGGTGCCCCTTCTGATAATATTTGATGTCGTCCAGGTCAAAGGGATTTTAGCTGTAGTTGTCTTCATTATCGTCTCCCCTATGCTTGGGCTTATATCTGCACTGCTTCTGGGGCTTATTATTATGCGCCTCTTTCAGAAGTCAAATCCCGGTAAGTTAAATCAGGCTTTTAAACCGCTTCAGATTTTTGCAGGAGCACTTCAGGCAGTCGGGCATGGTGCAAATGATGCCCAGAACGCGATGGGAATGATTACGGCTATGCTGCTTGCCGGTGGTTTTATGACGGAATTTGAAGTGCCTTTCTGGGTTATTATATCCTCCTGCCTGATGATATCTCTTGGAACACTGCTTGGAGGATGGCGCGTTGTTGAGAAGATGGCAAACCGTATCACAAAAATCAGGCCATATCAGGGATTTGCCGCATCCGCTGCCGGTGGTGCCGTTCTCTCACTTATGACCTCTTTTGGTGTGCCTGTATCAACAACCCATGCAATGTCAGGCGCAATTATGGGTGCCGGAGCATCAAGAGGGTATTCCTCAGCTGTAAAATGGGGAATTGTCAGGGAGATTGTTGCTGCATGGATTCTCACAATTCCTGCTGCGGCATTTGTATCAGGTATGGTATATCTGGTGATTGCGACGTACATGTAA
- the nth gene encoding endonuclease III, protein MMKDTACRIFSVLLNQYIREDTNLNFLEFDNPFQILIMTILSAQTTDRTVNSVKGRLFEAYPDPHSMADAEISKIEEIIRPTGFYRAKSKNIRGASEMLVREYDGVVPDSMEELIKLPGVGRKTANIVLNHAYGIDAGIAVDTHVKRVSYRLGMTDNTDPDKIERDLTALYPQEVWGKMNFLLISHGRAVCDAKKPACERCCIKDYCRYYSNNNFFG, encoded by the coding sequence ATGATGAAAGATACTGCATGCAGGATCTTTTCTGTTCTTTTAAATCAATATATCAGAGAGGATACCAACCTTAATTTCCTTGAATTTGACAATCCTTTCCAGATTCTCATAATGACCATTCTTAGTGCACAGACTACCGACAGGACAGTCAATTCGGTTAAAGGCAGACTTTTTGAGGCTTATCCCGATCCGCATTCAATGGCAGATGCCGAGATCTCCAAAATCGAGGAGATTATAAGGCCTACCGGATTTTACAGGGCAAAATCAAAGAATATCAGGGGCGCATCTGAGATGCTTGTCAGGGAATATGACGGAGTTGTCCCGGACAGTATGGAAGAACTGATAAAACTTCCCGGTGTAGGCAGGAAAACCGCAAATATTGTTCTGAACCACGCCTATGGAATAGATGCCGGAATCGCGGTTGACACTCATGTAAAGCGGGTGTCATACCGGCTGGGTATGACGGACAACACTGATCCTGACAAGATTGAGAGAGATCTCACAGCCCTCTACCCTCAGGAAGTGTGGGGAAAGATGAACTTCCTGCTCATATCACACGGAAGAGCGGTCTGCGATGCAAAAAAACCTGCCTGTGAGAGATGCTGCATAAAAGATTATTGCAGATATTACAGTAATAATAATTTTTTCGGATGA
- a CDS encoding RNA-guided endonuclease InsQ/TnpB family protein produces MILTYKIRHNQDFTEDLKKAFKVAEFAVRNPKCRSSKAVKDIGLKSAISNQILRKYGNQKKIKRVHNVNLVIPNQSIRVDKDNRIIKIVPLKLTLNYQFPDFEKINQIEIDKEFAYISCTVKEDSEMIPSAFIGVDRNTTGHIAVLANPDTGKIEKLGKKALHIHNKYSAIRKRLQRQGKFRQLKKIKDKESRIVKDLNHKISRRIVNIAKEQNAGLVFEDLKGIRNSRKQSKSFKYALNSWSFYQLQLFVEYKAKLLGVPVYYIDPAYTSQNCSICGKIGIRNGKEFKCPHCGHVDHADVNAAFNIANRQKSMVDRVQKEMYTMGALIPHDAMFEECQTSEPHVL; encoded by the coding sequence ATGATTCTGACCTATAAAATCCGTCACAATCAGGACTTCACTGAAGACCTAAAAAAAGCCTTTAAAGTAGCGGAGTTTGCAGTCAGGAATCCAAAGTGCAGGTCTTCTAAAGCAGTTAAAGATATTGGATTAAAATCAGCAATATCTAACCAAATATTGCGGAAATATGGTAACCAGAAAAAGATTAAACGAGTACATAATGTAAATTTAGTTATTCCAAATCAATCAATCAGAGTCGATAAAGATAATCGGATTATCAAAATAGTCCCATTAAAATTAACATTGAATTATCAATTCCCTGATTTTGAGAAAATAAATCAAATTGAAATTGATAAAGAGTTTGCTTATATATCGTGCACCGTCAAAGAAGATTCCGAGATGATACCCTCTGCATTTATAGGGGTTGATCGGAACACTACGGGCCATATTGCTGTATTGGCAAATCCAGATACTGGAAAAATTGAAAAGCTTGGTAAAAAAGCACTTCATATCCACAATAAATATTCTGCAATTCGTAAACGACTTCAAAGACAGGGAAAATTCAGACAATTGAAGAAGATAAAGGATAAAGAATCCCGAATTGTCAAAGATTTAAACCATAAAATAAGTCGCAGGATTGTTAATATTGCTAAAGAACAAAATGCAGGTCTTGTATTTGAAGATTTAAAAGGGATTCGTAACTCCCGGAAACAGAGTAAATCGTTTAAATACGCCTTGAACAGTTGGTCATTTTATCAACTACAGTTATTTGTAGAATATAAGGCTAAGCTGCTTGGCGTTCCGGTGTATTATATAGATCCTGCATATACATCTCAAAACTGTTCAATTTGTGGTAAAATAGGAATTCGTAACGGAAAAGAGTTTAAGTGTCCACATTGTGGCCACGTTGATCATGCTGATGTAAATGCTGCATTCAACATAGCAAATCGTCAAAAAAGCATGGTTGATCGTGTACAGAAAGAGATGTACACGATGGGAGCACTGATACCCCACGACGCAATGTTTGAAGAATGTCAAACGTCAGAACCCCACGTGCTTTAG
- a CDS encoding Mut7-C RNAse domain-containing protein produces the protein MNESSYPATDPCGAENCRFGRDDFCTKFLTDRMLGTLTKYLRFTGYDTKSADVLIPGNNREDSILLEIAKEEGRILLTRDRELAERGKGISAVHIKSDDIFSQLSQIIGEGLISGDLKVQMKRCTLCNTLLRPASPEEIEGADYAPSGRRDLSFCWCPFCRKLYWSGTHLSNLEKKIKDGLLRLKDNSV, from the coding sequence ATGAATGAGAGCAGTTATCCTGCCACAGATCCATGCGGAGCAGAAAACTGCCGCTTTGGCAGGGATGATTTCTGCACAAAATTCCTGACCGACAGAATGCTTGGAACCCTCACAAAATATCTGCGTTTTACAGGATATGACACAAAATCTGCTGATGTATTAATTCCGGGGAACAACAGAGAGGACAGTATCCTCCTGGAAATTGCAAAAGAGGAGGGCAGAATTCTTCTGACAAGGGACCGTGAACTTGCTGAGAGGGGAAAGGGCATTTCTGCGGTTCACATTAAATCGGATGATATATTCAGTCAGCTCAGCCAGATCATCGGTGAAGGCCTGATATCCGGAGACCTTAAGGTTCAGATGAAGAGGTGCACCCTCTGCAACACACTGCTCAGGCCTGCCAGCCCTGAAGAGATCGAAGGTGCGGATTATGCCCCTTCAGGCAGAAGAGATCTCAGTTTCTGCTGGTGCCCGTTCTGCCGGAAATTATACTGGTCCGGCACCCATCTTTCAAACCTTGAAAAGAAGATTAAGGATGGTCTCTTAAGGCTGAAGGATAATTCAGTCTGA
- the amrS gene encoding AmmeMemoRadiSam system radical SAM enzyme, which produces MREANLYGREGDGTVICHLCPHRCKIRDGKSGICSVRVNREGTLYAESYAKVVAEAVDPIEKKPLNHFLPGTQVYSLGGVGCNFRCRHCQNWRISQVDVKTADYLRVIDPEEGVRRALAHDCSSIAWTYNEPTIWHEYCLDMGIIAKKKGLRTIYVTNGYITGEGLAELSGMLDAFRVDIKAFTDDFYRKVCSARLQPVLDATIIAKEAGMHIEVVNLVIPGLNDSEDEIRAMIKWIYENLGEDTPVHFTRFHPDYNMTDIPATPLASLEKIYRCAKEGGIRYPYIGNVAGHEYTNTYCHNCGSLLIERVGFMDRFVHLDGDECGACGEKIPVFV; this is translated from the coding sequence ATGCGTGAGGCAAATCTTTACGGAAGGGAGGGGGATGGCACTGTTATATGCCATCTCTGCCCGCACAGGTGTAAAATCCGGGATGGCAAGTCGGGTATCTGCTCGGTCAGGGTTAACAGGGAAGGAACACTGTACGCTGAAAGTTATGCGAAGGTCGTGGCAGAGGCTGTAGACCCTATTGAAAAAAAGCCGCTTAACCATTTCCTTCCGGGAACTCAGGTGTACTCTCTTGGCGGAGTCGGGTGCAACTTCAGGTGCAGGCACTGCCAGAACTGGCGTATATCTCAGGTTGATGTAAAAACTGCCGATTATCTCAGGGTCATTGATCCTGAAGAGGGTGTCAGGCGGGCACTTGCGCATGACTGCTCATCCATTGCATGGACATACAACGAACCCACAATCTGGCATGAATATTGCCTTGATATGGGTATTATTGCCAAAAAGAAGGGCCTCAGGACCATTTATGTCACAAACGGATATATCACCGGAGAGGGCCTTGCTGAACTTTCCGGCATGCTTGATGCCTTCAGGGTTGATATTAAAGCGTTCACTGATGATTTTTACAGGAAAGTCTGTTCTGCAAGGCTTCAGCCTGTCCTTGACGCAACTATAATCGCAAAGGAGGCCGGGATGCACATTGAGGTCGTAAACCTTGTAATTCCGGGACTGAACGATTCTGAGGATGAGATCCGGGCAATGATAAAGTGGATATATGAAAATCTCGGTGAAGACACCCCCGTTCACTTCACAAGGTTTCATCCGGATTACAACATGACTGACATCCCGGCTACACCTCTTGCCAGCCTTGAGAAGATTTACCGATGTGCAAAAGAAGGCGGGATTAGATATCCATATATCGGCAATGTCGCAGGGCATGAATATACAAATACATACTGCCACAACTGCGGTTCACTGCTGATAGAAAGGGTTGGATTTATGGACAGGTTTGTTCATCTTGACGGCGATGAGTGCGGCGCATGCGGTGAAAAAATTCCAGTTTTTGTTTAA
- a CDS encoding DUF3089 domain-containing protein: MVKTQGKMSVLSNSSFLALLLFVFVSVCLILTAGCVGNESPAQAGDSEENAVVLPPDNSVDYSDSYNWLSLPAAEKEVDVFYVYPTVSSNSSGSMLITDDVDRALAQGILEAQASVYEPGANVFAPYYRQMSTGVQMSGDMLATDTKEFKQGAADVSDAFDYYINNLNEGRPFIIAGHSQGTMALIELIKNRFGDDEELRSRMVAAYLIGYTVTDDDLAKAGLTAAEGANDTGVVITYNTQSPTSVGGPMLMEGAHCINPLNWKTDDTYAPASGNIAARFYNDSTGEFLREVPNYSDAQIDMETMALTTMIPEGENLDIGSYPEGVYHRYDYAFWYRNLEENVKDRIDAYMGQQ; the protein is encoded by the coding sequence ATGGTGAAAACTCAGGGCAAAATGTCTGTTTTATCAAACAGTTCGTTTTTAGCTCTTCTTCTGTTTGTATTTGTGAGTGTATGCCTCATTTTAACGGCCGGCTGCGTTGGTAATGAAAGTCCTGCTCAGGCAGGTGATAGTGAAGAGAATGCTGTTGTTCTCCCTCCGGATAACAGCGTTGATTACAGCGATTCATACAACTGGCTCTCTCTGCCGGCCGCAGAAAAGGAAGTGGATGTCTTTTATGTCTATCCGACGGTCAGCAGTAATTCATCCGGTTCAATGCTTATAACTGACGATGTGGACAGGGCACTTGCTCAGGGTATTTTAGAGGCACAGGCAAGTGTTTATGAACCGGGTGCAAACGTCTTTGCCCCTTACTACCGTCAGATGTCAACCGGTGTCCAGATGTCGGGAGATATGCTTGCAACCGATACAAAAGAATTTAAACAGGGTGCTGCCGATGTTTCAGATGCCTTTGATTATTATATCAATAATCTCAATGAAGGCCGTCCTTTTATCATTGCAGGTCACAGCCAGGGGACAATGGCACTCATAGAGCTTATTAAGAACCGCTTCGGTGATGATGAGGAACTCCGCAGCCGGATGGTTGCAGCCTATCTCATCGGCTATACCGTAACTGATGATGATCTGGCAAAAGCCGGTCTTACAGCAGCAGAAGGTGCGAACGACACCGGAGTTGTAATTACATATAATACTCAGTCTCCAACTTCAGTTGGTGGCCCTATGCTTATGGAGGGTGCACACTGTATCAACCCACTGAACTGGAAGACTGATGATACATATGCCCCGGCATCCGGGAACATAGCTGCAAGGTTTTACAATGACTCTACCGGAGAGTTCCTGCGTGAGGTCCCGAATTACTCTGATGCACAGATTGATATGGAGACGATGGCACTGACAACAATGATTCCTGAAGGAGAAAATCTGGACATCGGTTCCTATCCGGAAGGTGTTTATCACCGCTATGACTACGCATTCTGGTACAGGAATCTTGAAGAGAATGTCAAAGACAGAATTGATGCCTACATGGGTCAGCAGTAG
- the tnpA gene encoding IS200/IS605 family transposase — protein sequence MAKKERWTHANTCVYNIGYHIIWCPKYRRNVLQPDVAVRLKELLHEKASDIDVIIEVMEIMPDHLHLFVKTKPTASPHWVIQQFKGYTSRILRQEFSTLRTRLPTLWTRSYYCESCGHISDEIVKKYIEDQKRTNYDSDL from the coding sequence TTGGCAAAAAAAGAACGCTGGACTCATGCGAATACCTGCGTATATAATATTGGGTATCATATTATTTGGTGTCCTAAATATAGGCGAAATGTCTTACAACCAGATGTTGCAGTAAGGTTGAAAGAGTTATTGCATGAAAAGGCATCTGATATTGATGTGATAATTGAAGTTATGGAAATCATGCCGGACCACCTACATTTATTTGTTAAAACAAAACCAACTGCAAGCCCACATTGGGTTATTCAGCAATTTAAAGGTTATACTTCAAGAATTTTAAGACAGGAGTTTAGCACATTGAGAACCCGTCTTCCAACATTATGGACCAGAAGTTATTATTGTGAGAGTTGTGGTCATATTTCAGACGAAATTGTAAAAAAATACATCGAAGATCAAAAAAGAACTAATTATGATTCTGACCTATAA